In Leptospira ryugenii, one genomic interval encodes:
- the hisE gene encoding phosphoribosyl-ATP diphosphatase — protein sequence MEFLLKLEEVLRKRKSDLPDQSYTAELFKDGIDRILKKVGEEASEVIIAAKNTNEKEFIHEVADLIFHLEVLLVEKGMSLETIAKELEKRHS from the coding sequence ATGGAATTTTTACTAAAATTAGAAGAAGTATTGCGCAAACGAAAATCAGATCTCCCCGATCAATCCTACACAGCAGAACTTTTTAAGGATGGGATCGACCGCATTTTGAAAAAAGTGGGCGAAGAGGCAAGTGAAGTGATCATAGCCGCAAAGAATACAAACGAAAAAGAGTTCATTCATGAGGTCGCCGATTTAATCTTCCATTTGGAAGTCCTTCTCGTTGAAAAAGGAATGAGTCTAGAGACCATAGCCAAGGAACTAGAAAAAAGACATAGCTAA
- the lpxK gene encoding tetraacyldisaccharide 4'-kinase, with protein sequence MIIFLLSPISFLYQIIFKLNQSRKDPKPLHNCLVISVGNLSVGGTGKTPFVQYLVHLLKTRYPKYHISILSRGYGAKASSEGKLVAVDDDPMVVGDEPLLHKQRFPWVQVLIGKHRYRVFQNLNKHLDPHHFVLLDDGFQHKAIVRNLDIVLLDSNAPLSNGYTIPLGKLREPVSSLQRADTLVFTKLNSINERLVNLLIPKLKAQFPSLPILYASSLYSYKRVLGDQDEFTTGVLICGVGNPESVFYGAKSLFPTSHIQTIYFPDHAHYEYEDLKKISENHSSYIPYLCTTKDWVKWSKKSAWMQHLKETNRTVFVLDYKVVLRDESTLVMQIDDLVSRHESKISLEETP encoded by the coding sequence ATGATTATTTTTCTTCTCAGTCCAATTTCCTTTCTTTACCAAATCATCTTCAAACTCAACCAATCAAGGAAAGATCCAAAACCATTACATAATTGTTTGGTGATTAGTGTTGGCAATCTCTCTGTTGGAGGAACTGGAAAGACTCCTTTCGTCCAATATCTAGTTCATCTTCTCAAAACACGTTATCCAAAATACCATATTTCTATTTTGAGTAGGGGGTATGGGGCAAAGGCCTCTTCAGAGGGTAAACTCGTTGCCGTGGATGATGACCCAATGGTTGTAGGGGATGAGCCATTACTCCATAAACAACGATTTCCTTGGGTTCAAGTATTAATAGGAAAACATAGATACCGAGTCTTCCAAAATCTCAACAAACATTTGGACCCTCACCATTTTGTATTGTTGGATGATGGATTCCAACACAAGGCTATTGTTCGTAACTTAGATATCGTACTCCTCGATTCCAATGCGCCACTTAGTAATGGTTATACAATCCCTCTAGGAAAATTAAGGGAACCAGTTTCATCATTACAGCGGGCAGATACTCTCGTATTTACTAAATTAAACTCTATTAACGAAAGATTGGTGAACTTACTCATTCCTAAGTTAAAGGCACAGTTCCCAAGTCTGCCGATTCTATATGCCTCTTCACTATACTCATACAAAAGAGTGCTCGGTGACCAAGATGAGTTTACCACAGGAGTTTTAATATGCGGAGTAGGCAACCCAGAATCTGTGTTTTATGGAGCTAAGAGTCTCTTCCCCACATCACATATCCAAACGATTTATTTCCCAGATCATGCACACTATGAATATGAGGACTTAAAAAAAATATCAGAGAATCATTCGAGTTACATCCCGTATCTTTGCACCACCAAAGATTGGGTGAAGTGGTCAAAGAAAAGTGCTTGGATGCAGCACCTAAAAGAGACAAATCGAACTGTCTTCGTTTTAGATTATAAAGTAGTACTTAGAGATGAGTCTACTTTGGTCATGCAAATAGACGACCTTGTTTCCAGGCACGAATCAAAAATCTCTCTGGAAGAAACTCCTTAA